A single window of Coleofasciculus sp. FACHB-1120 DNA harbors:
- the hppD gene encoding 4-hydroxyphenylpyruvate dioxygenase, protein MKIDHVHFYVEDAKASRDWFVLLLGFQAVAAGVSDHTRTEVVRSGSVYFLLSSPLTSASPVAQFLHQHPPGVADIAFSVSDVEAVMTKAVNGGAKVLQPIQEQPGKVLLKWGKIAAWGSLSHTLIERQPRFVERQNRGFICTFPQLDWDGGKVLWDEDSEQLDGRGNTGFVFGGIDHVVLNVAAGDLDRAVAWYEKTLALIPQQSFAIQTERSGLHSKVMLHPDGWVKLPINQPASANSQIQEFLEVNRGPGVQHIALQTPNIVNAIAYLRQRGLPFLQVPRSYYTQLLHRQGLQLSEAEIQEIAVQQILVDWEENSPEALLLQIFTQPIFEQPTFFFELIERRLQARGFGEGNFRALFEAIEREQMKRGSLY, encoded by the coding sequence ATGAAAATTGACCACGTTCACTTCTATGTTGAAGATGCCAAAGCGTCGCGCGACTGGTTTGTGCTACTGCTAGGGTTTCAAGCAGTAGCCGCTGGGGTAAGCGACCACACTCGCACAGAAGTGGTCAGAAGCGGCTCAGTCTATTTTTTGCTATCTTCACCCCTGACATCGGCGAGTCCCGTTGCCCAGTTTCTGCACCAACATCCTCCCGGTGTTGCTGACATTGCTTTTAGCGTTTCTGATGTGGAAGCGGTGATGACGAAGGCGGTCAATGGGGGCGCTAAAGTGTTGCAACCCATCCAGGAACAACCGGGTAAGGTCTTGCTGAAGTGGGGCAAGATTGCTGCTTGGGGTTCTTTGAGTCATACCTTGATAGAAAGGCAGCCTAGGTTTGTTGAGCGCCAAAATAGAGGTTTTATTTGCACTTTTCCCCAGCTTGACTGGGATGGCGGAAAAGTCTTATGGGATGAGGATTCCGAGCAGTTAGATGGCAGGGGCAACACCGGCTTCGTGTTTGGCGGCATCGATCATGTTGTGCTGAATGTGGCGGCTGGGGACTTGGATCGGGCAGTTGCTTGGTATGAAAAGACGCTGGCGTTGATACCTCAGCAGTCGTTTGCGATTCAAACCGAGCGTTCGGGACTGCACAGTAAGGTGATGCTTCATCCGGATGGTTGGGTCAAGTTACCGATTAATCAGCCCGCATCTGCAAATTCCCAAATTCAGGAATTTTTGGAGGTGAATCGGGGGCCAGGAGTTCAGCATATTGCTTTGCAAACGCCCAATATTGTGAATGCGATCGCTTATCTCCGTCAACGCGGTCTACCCTTTCTGCAAGTCCCCCGCTCCTACTACACTCAACTACTTCACCGGCAAGGACTTCAGCTATCGGAGGCCGAAATTCAGGAAATTGCGGTGCAACAAATTTTGGTGGATTGGGAGGAAAACTCTCCCGAAGCGTTGCTACTGCAAATCTTCACTCAACCGATTTTTGAACAACCTACTTTCTTCTTTGAGTTAATTGAGCGCCGCTTACAGGCACGGGGTTTTGGGGAAGGCAACTTTCGCGCTCTTTTTGAAGCGATTGAACGAGAGCAGATGAAGCGAGGTAGCCTGTATTGA
- a CDS encoding HAD family hydrolase: MLRIISDFDGPIMDVSERYYQVYQFCLEQTRREDQSVRQMSKEEFWALKRSRVPERKIGMLSGLDEDQAQAFAALRRQTVHTMPYLVYDALAPGAVDALEKIQQAGVDLVVMTMRRQRELDYAFGRYDLERFFPQNRCYHLANDYVKTRDIDDKPLLMERAIAELPPASNVWMIGDTEADIIAAKNHGVKVIGVLCGIRDREQLKLYQPDAIVNNLGEAVDFVLSQPLTEELNIKNEKLKSL; encoded by the coding sequence ATGTTAAGAATTATCAGTGACTTCGACGGCCCAATTATGGACGTTTCGGAGCGATATTACCAAGTTTACCAGTTTTGTTTGGAACAGACGCGGCGGGAAGACCAGTCAGTGCGTCAGATGTCTAAGGAGGAGTTTTGGGCTTTGAAGCGATCGCGCGTCCCAGAACGAAAAATCGGGATGCTTTCCGGTCTTGATGAAGATCAAGCCCAAGCATTTGCAGCACTGCGGCGTCAAACCGTGCATACGATGCCTTATCTAGTTTATGACGCGCTGGCACCCGGAGCCGTTGACGCCCTAGAGAAAATACAGCAAGCAGGCGTCGATTTGGTGGTAATGACCATGCGCCGTCAACGGGAGTTAGATTATGCTTTTGGTCGCTACGACTTAGAGCGATTTTTCCCCCAAAATCGGTGCTACCACCTGGCTAACGACTACGTGAAGACTCGTGACATCGACGACAAACCGCTACTCATGGAACGTGCGATCGCCGAATTGCCTCCCGCTTCTAACGTGTGGATGATCGGCGATACCGAGGCTGATATAATTGCCGCAAAAAACCACGGCGTCAAGGTCATCGGGGTTTTGTGCGGGATACGCGATCGCGAACAACTTAAGCTATACCAGCCAGACGCGATCGTAAACAACCTCGGTGAAGCCGTGGATTTCGTATTGAGTCAGCCGCTGACTGAAGAATTAAACATAAAAAATGAAAAATTAAAAAGTCTCTGA